The stretch of DNA AAATCATATCAATATTTGTCTGTTTAAGTAGGAAAATATTAAATATATAATCAAATTTTCTACTTTTCAAAAACTTCAGAACAACTATAGTAAATACTACATGTTTCCAATACTAATCTGGCtaattttgagcttatttgaagaAAAAGGATTAAGTGATAATGGCTATATTTTGCTAACTAATTCatattttggtgaaaattttgattTTTTAAATCTATCAAATACTACATGTTTCTAGTAGTAATCTAagaaagtttcagcttgtttggagcgaAAGGACTGGAGATAATGACTATTTAGCTAGACAGATATAAATTTCCGTTCAAAATTTGATATTTTCAGAAAACCATAAGATGACAGTAATAAGACATATATTTTCAGTAGCATTCTGGCAAATATTAGCTTATTTGGATAAAAAATTAGGAGATAATGCCCTTTTCTCTTTAATTAAAATGATGCTTAGTTCTCGTTGTTAAGTTTGAGCCCACCCTTCATTGTCTTCCTGGATTCGCCACTGATCTCATCTATGCTGCTCACGGAGTATCACTATTTATTTAGGACCTAAGATGAGTTACTTTAACAGTAGGATTTTCTACATTGCTCTACAAATAAGCAACAAGATGATGTGCAaacttaacatcaacatgcacctaATATGTGCATGACAAAGTGAACTGCAAAAAGCATGAATTAATATGCATGACAAAGTGAACTCGACAAAGCATGAATTAATGTGCATGACAAAGTGAGCTGCGCAAAGCATGTAACAAGATGTAGTATTATGATAGATGCAATTGTACAATAGATGCAGTAACCAAAGAGATCACCTTCTTTCTTTTACTTTGTCGCTGACTGGCTCGTCCTCCAAAATCTTCTTTTAGATTTGAGAATGTAAAGGACCCAAATCGTTCAAAATCATCACTATTCCTTGCTTTAAGTAAAGCTAGCCTCTCATGCTCTTGTGCTTCAGCATTGTCTTCTTCTATTCCTTTTCCATTCTTTTGCCTAAAACGAGAATTCGTGGCACATTAGGATTGACACATTAGGTGTCACGCAGATAAGCATGTAACTGAAAACTGGAAAGAAAGGCACAAACTTTAGTTGCTGAATATcatcatctatattataaaaacatAGCACTTGTTTTTTCCGTCGGATTTTGCAGAACACAAACAGAGAAGCTACTACCAAAATTAGCAGAAAAAACTAGTATGGACGCCTTGCGGATCTTGCCCAACCTCCAACACCTTCAAGATTGTGTCAAACCTTTCAAGACCTAAGTTATAATGCCGAGCTGAAATTTGAGGTTAGTCTAAAACATGAATTCTAAGTTGGTACAAAGCAGAGCAACATCACTCTGACATAGTATTGTCacttactgcatgactatcattacGACAGGAAAAATAGAATATTCGAAATAAAACAGAGAAAGTTGAACATCACAGCGAGATGGAGGACAATTAACTTCAAGGTCATCTTTAGCTAGAATGAAGACATCCAACAAAAAATCATAAAGTACCTGTTTGGACTGGTTTTAATTTCTTCTTGCATCAGTCTACAAGACCCTATACTTGCTCTAGGTACAAGTCTACCAGTAAGTACAGTTGTCAGTTTTTACTTTTCACTAATGTCACTTTATTGAGCACAGGCATGAAAGTGGGTGATATCTTGTATTATCTTTCTTGCGCACACAGCTGCTACACAGAAATACCATTTACTAGTCAAACATATTTAAAAGGAGATCATTGCTTCATGTTTTTAGTAAATTGAATATGAACCTTCCATAAATGTAATTCTACATCCTCGTGGAGATGATTCAAAGCATATTTCTCTTACCAATATACAACAAGAGCTCAGTAAGAGGTAGATTTTTATATACTacacccgttcctaaatataagatgttttggcagTCTAATTTAAacttccaaaacatcttatatttagaaacagagggagtatatcctAGTGCATGGAGCACCTGCAGCTAAGAAAGAAGAGGATGTAGCTTGACATGGCATGTAGAATAGGGACATAAAACCATAGGAGAGGAGAAAGAGCAGCATTAGCAGCCAGATATCATAGCAAGCACAGGCAGCGGAGGGAGCACGGTAGGAGCAACTTGTACCTTGCAGAACTGTACAGTCTG from Triticum dicoccoides isolate Atlit2015 ecotype Zavitan chromosome 6A, WEW_v2.0, whole genome shotgun sequence encodes:
- the LOC119316817 gene encoding uncharacterized protein LOC119316817 isoform X1 yields the protein MAYASFFLPCSSLLEVFLLPPQDAGRSPPSMLSPPLPQAVRLYSSARQKNGKGIEEDNAEAQEHERLALLKARNSDDFERFGSFTFSNLKEDFGGRASQRQSKRKKVSQRLTS
- the LOC119316817 gene encoding uncharacterized protein LOC119316817 isoform X2 — translated: MAYASFLLEVFLLPPQDAGRSPPSMLSPPLPQAVRLYSSARQKNGKGIEEDNAEAQEHERLALLKARNSDDFERFGSFTFSNLKEDFGGRASQRQSKRKKVSQRLTS